Genomic DNA from Acidobacteriota bacterium:
AGGGATCTCATCGCTGCCGCCGAGGCGCAGCTCGGCCGTCGGGAGCCACTCTTGCCTTCGTATCCGGGGGAGGAAGCGGCCCGAGGATCGAAGACCTAGGCTGACTCTTGGCAGCCGCGGACCGTCTCTCGCTTGGAATCCGCTCAGGCCTCGGCACTGCTGGCCACCGCAGGCGGGAGAGCCGGAGCGGCGCGCGGAAAACTCACTTCGTTCAGACAGTTCCGCGCGTTTTTCCGCTCCGGCTCTGGCCTGCGGCGGGTGCCTCGGAGTCTTCGCTGGATTCCAACCGAGAGACGGCCCGCTACCGTTGGTGGTAGGCCACCTCAGAGGTAGCCCAGAGAGCGCAGGCTCTCTTTCTCTTCTTCGCTCAACTCCGCCGCGGGTGCTTCCGTGGTGCCTTCGGGCCGCTGCGGGGGCGCGAGCCAGGGGCCGGCGTTGAAGAGGCGTCGGAGCTCCTCCAACATCTCCGGTTCCTCCTCGGCCAGGGACTGCAGCTCCCCAGGATCCCGATCCAGGTGAAAGAGCTGCTCGCGGCGCGGATCCTTCGGCCGCCGTTGGTCGCGGAGATATTTCCACGGCCCCAGCCGAAGTGATTGATGGCGGTGGGGGAGAGCGTCCGGGGTGGTGGAGTAGACGGCCCGCCGGGGGGCGCTGGCCTCTCCGGCCCAGGGCGCCAGGCTACGGCCCTGGAAGCTCGGCGGAGCTTCGATCCCCAACAGCTCCAGCACGGTGGGGGCGAGGTCCACCAGCGCCACCGGGCCTTCGATGGAGCGGGGCTCGAGGCTGCGGTTCCCTGCCTCGCCGGTCGTTCCTTCATTCTGCAAGTGCAGCAACAGCGGTACGTGCACCTGATGCTCGAAGACGTACCAGCCGTGACCGAAGAAATAGTCGTGCTCCCCCAGGGCCTCGCCGTGATCGGCGGTGAAGGCCACTAGGGTGCGGTCCAGGTGGCCGGCTTCGCCGAGGAGGTGGAAGAGCCGCCGGAGCTGGTCGTCGAGATAGCGGATCTCGGCGTCGTAGCGGGCGATGTAGAAATCCCGCTGCCGCCGCCGGGGGTGCTCCAGGAAGAGCCGCCGCTGATAGTGGGGTACGCCTCCCAGTCCCTGGTTCCAGCCGATGCTGCGCTTCTCGTCCACCCGCAGGCGGACTCCCACGGAGCCGTCGTAATGAGGGTCTCGGACATAGCGGTCGGCGTAGTCCGGCGGTGGATCGTAAGGACCGTGGGGGTCGATGTAGTGCAGCCACAGGAACCACCGGGGCTTCGTCTCGTGCTCTGGGGCCTGCTCTAGGGCCTGCTCCAGAAGAGCCTCGAGCTCCGGCAGGGCCTTCTCGGTGAGGCCGGCGGCGTCCGCCTCGGGCAGGAAGGTGAAGCGTTGGAAGCCCTGGTCGACGCCCCGGGAGGGGACCAGGTTGCCGTTGGTAGTGAGGGCTGCGGTTAGAAAGCCCTTATTCCGCAGAACCTCTGCCAGCGTCGTTTCCGCGGCTGCCAGGCGGCCGTCG
This window encodes:
- a CDS encoding sulfatase; this encodes MRPPIPALRSPLPATRPDSKLGVLGPTALALLVASLLLISCGFHPPEPSPSHSPEQTAENLLLITVDTLRADHLGYHGYPRDTSPFLDQLAARSVRYLDAGAQASVTLPSVASLLTARYPRSNGVERNDGRLAAAETTLAEVLRNKGFLTAALTTNGNLVPSRGVDQGFQRFTFLPEADAAGLTEKALPELEALLEQALEQAPEHETKPRWFLWLHYIDPHGPYDPPPDYADRYVRDPHYDGSVGVRLRVDEKRSIGWNQGLGGVPHYQRRLFLEHPRRRQRDFYIARYDAEIRYLDDQLRRLFHLLGEAGHLDRTLVAFTADHGEALGEHDYFFGHGWYVFEHQVHVPLLLHLQNEGTTGEAGNRSLEPRSIEGPVALVDLAPTVLELLGIEAPPSFQGRSLAPWAGEASAPRRAVYSTTPDALPHRHQSLRLGPWKYLRDQRRPKDPRREQLFHLDRDPGELQSLAEEEPEMLEELRRLFNAGPWLAPPQRPEGTTEAPAAELSEEEKESLRSLGYL